The following coding sequences lie in one Mycobacterium sp. DL440 genomic window:
- a CDS encoding DNA-directed RNA polymerase subunit alpha — MLISQRPTLAEETLAENRSKFVIEPLEPGFGYTLGNSLRRTLLSSIPGAAVTSIRIDGVLHEFTTVPGVKEDVTDIILNLKGLVVSSEEDEPVTMYLRKQGPGAVTAGDIVPPAGVTVHNPDMHIATLNDKGKLEVELVVERGRGYVPAVQNKASGAEIGRIPVDSIYSPVLKVTYKVEATRVEQRTDFDKLILDVETKNSISPRDALASAGKTLVELFGLARELNVEAEGIEIGPSPAEADHIASFALPIDDLDLTVRSYNCLKREGVHTVGELVARTESDLLDIRNFGQKSIDEVKIKLHQLGLSLKDSPATFDPSEVAGYDAATGTWTADAGSYDLDDTQDYAETEQL; from the coding sequence ATGCTGATCTCTCAGCGACCCACACTGGCCGAGGAAACCCTCGCCGAGAACCGCTCCAAGTTCGTCATCGAGCCGCTGGAGCCCGGTTTCGGATACACGCTGGGTAACTCGCTGCGGCGCACGCTGCTGTCGTCCATCCCGGGCGCAGCGGTGACGAGCATCCGCATCGACGGTGTGCTGCACGAGTTCACCACCGTCCCCGGGGTGAAGGAAGACGTCACCGACATCATCCTGAACCTCAAGGGCCTGGTCGTGTCCTCCGAGGAGGACGAGCCCGTCACCATGTACCTGCGCAAGCAGGGTCCGGGTGCGGTCACCGCCGGTGACATCGTCCCGCCGGCCGGTGTGACGGTGCACAACCCCGACATGCACATCGCCACCCTGAACGACAAGGGCAAGCTGGAGGTCGAGCTCGTCGTCGAGCGCGGTCGCGGCTACGTCCCGGCCGTGCAGAACAAGGCGTCGGGCGCCGAGATCGGCCGCATCCCGGTCGATTCCATCTACTCGCCGGTCCTCAAGGTCACCTACAAGGTGGAGGCGACCCGCGTCGAGCAGCGCACCGACTTCGACAAGCTGATTCTCGACGTCGAGACGAAGAACTCGATCAGCCCGCGTGACGCCCTGGCGTCGGCCGGCAAGACCCTGGTCGAACTGTTCGGTCTGGCACGGGAACTCAACGTCGAGGCCGAGGGCATCGAGATCGGGCCGTCGCCGGCCGAGGCAGACCACATCGCCTCGTTCGCGCTGCCCATCGACGATCTGGACCTGACCGTCCGCTCGTACAACTGCCTCAAGCGCGAGGGTGTGCACACGGTGGGCGAGCTCGTCGCCCGCACGGAGTCCGATCTGCTGGACATCCGCAACTTCGGCCAGAAGTCCATCGACGAGGTGAAGATCAAGCTGCACCAGCTGGGTCTCTCGCTCAAGGACAGCCCGGCCACGTTCGATCCGTCGGAGGTCGCCGGTTACGACGCCGCCACCGGTACCTGGACTGCGGACGCCGGCAGTTACGACCTGGACGACACCCAGGACTACGCCGAGACCGAACAGCTCTAA
- the rplQ gene encoding 50S ribosomal protein L17, translated as MPKPTKGARLGGSSSHQKAILANLATSLFEHGRIKTTEPKARALRPYAEKLITHAKKGELHNRREVMKKIRDKDVVHVLFAEIGPFFADREGGYTRIIKVEARKGDNAPMAVIELVREKTVTSEADRARRAAAAQAKAAEAEAPAEEAAEDAEVEATEEAAAEEAPADEAPAEDEAKS; from the coding sequence ATGCCCAAGCCCACAAAGGGTGCCCGCCTCGGCGGATCGTCCTCACACCAGAAGGCGATCCTCGCCAACCTGGCCACCTCGCTGTTCGAGCACGGCCGCATCAAGACGACCGAGCCCAAGGCCCGGGCGTTGCGTCCGTACGCCGAGAAGCTGATCACCCACGCCAAGAAGGGTGAGCTGCACAACCGGCGCGAGGTGATGAAGAAGATCCGCGACAAGGACGTCGTGCACGTCCTGTTCGCCGAGATCGGCCCCTTCTTCGCTGACCGTGAGGGTGGCTACACCCGGATCATCAAGGTGGAGGCACGTAAGGGCGACAACGCCCCGATGGCCGTCATCGAGCTGGTGCGGGAGAAGACCGTGACCTCTGAGGCAGACCGCGCTCGTCGTGCCGCAGCCGCGCAGGCCAAGGCCGCCGAGGCGGAAGCTCCCGCTGAGGAAGCTGCGGAGGACGCCGAGGTCGAGGCGACCGAAGAGGCCGCCGCCGAAGAGGCTCCGGCTGACGAGGCTCCGGCCGAGGATGAAGCCAAGTCCTAA